In Paenibacillus guangzhouensis, a single window of DNA contains:
- a CDS encoding dTDP-4-dehydrorhamnose reductase family protein: MKMLIIGGNGMAGHLLVRYFRQKGEYQVYYTTRGTVDRDGLLLDVTDDQSVHAILRAVRPDIIVNAVGILNQAAEHNPALAYEVNGIFPHRLRKAADALGARLIHISTDCVFLGDRGSYSEADIPDAASVYGRSKAVGEVKDAPNHVTVRTSIIGPEIRSSCIGLMHWFMQQKGDVSGYCRVLWNGVTTLELARAVEAFAMNRVSGLVHLVYPTPISKYELLQCMKKAFDKQDVQIIPDETTTLDRTLIATRSDVQYVVPHYEEMLQQLAEWTRNQ; the protein is encoded by the coding sequence ATGAAAATGCTGATCATTGGCGGTAACGGGATGGCGGGTCATCTATTGGTCCGCTATTTTCGGCAAAAAGGAGAATACCAAGTCTACTATACAACAAGAGGTACTGTCGATCGCGATGGCCTTTTGCTGGACGTTACAGATGATCAGTCCGTCCATGCCATCCTTCGAGCCGTACGTCCTGATATCATCGTGAATGCAGTAGGTATTCTGAATCAAGCGGCAGAGCACAATCCAGCTCTCGCTTATGAGGTCAACGGTATATTCCCACACCGGCTTCGAAAAGCGGCTGACGCGCTCGGCGCTCGGCTTATTCATATCAGTACGGATTGTGTCTTCTTAGGGGACAGAGGCAGCTATAGCGAGGCGGATATACCAGACGCTGCTTCCGTATACGGGCGTTCGAAGGCAGTTGGTGAGGTGAAAGACGCCCCGAATCATGTGACTGTCCGGACATCGATCATTGGACCTGAAATCAGGTCTTCCTGTATCGGATTAATGCATTGGTTCATGCAGCAGAAAGGCGACGTCAGCGGTTATTGCCGCGTTCTGTGGAACGGCGTGACGACGCTGGAGCTTGCTCGTGCGGTCGAAGCCTTCGCGATGAATCGGGTATCAGGGCTTGTCCATCTCGTCTATCCGACGCCGATCAGTAAATATGAATTGCTGCAATGCATGAAGAAGGCATTTGACAAGCAGGACGTTCAGATTATTCCTGATGAAACCACAACTCTCGATCGTACGCTCATCGCCACCCGCTCCGATGTTCAATATGTTGTGCCGCATTATGAAGAGATGCTGCAGCAGCTTGCTGAGTGGACTCGGAACCAATGA
- a CDS encoding D-Tyr-tRNAtyr deacylase: MNEPNKIAGIESYFQHFTDIDFEMQRISIYANLFFRNIGSETLENPEIMIHISPENIGKLSGKVLSPSLIQVFGVYMKTKNGPQQGWSFDREDWVSHGKKTGEYRIRSIKPILLTPGSYYELKELQIDCQFPKLPGSIQIDAYIVSPDDMYPVVNPICIHIYDTAKK, translated from the coding sequence ATGAATGAACCGAACAAAATTGCAGGGATCGAATCGTACTTTCAGCATTTTACCGATATCGATTTTGAAATGCAGCGTATTTCCATTTATGCGAACTTATTCTTTCGAAATATAGGCAGTGAAACGCTTGAAAATCCTGAAATCATGATTCACATCTCACCAGAAAACATAGGGAAGCTGAGCGGAAAAGTACTATCCCCGAGCTTAATTCAAGTATTCGGGGTGTACATGAAGACAAAGAACGGTCCACAGCAGGGCTGGTCGTTTGATAGAGAAGACTGGGTCTCCCATGGCAAAAAGACTGGCGAATACCGCATTCGATCGATTAAACCAATTCTTCTTACACCGGGTTCGTATTACGAGTTAAAAGAGCTTCAAATTGACTGCCAATTCCCTAAGCTGCCCGGATCCATTCAAATTGATGCCTATATTGTTTCACCAGATGACATGTATCCTGTTGTAAACCCCATATGTATTCATATCTACGATACAGCAAAAAAGTGA
- a CDS encoding GDP-mannose 4,6-dehydratase, producing the protein MKRILICGVAGFLGSHPAKELVAEAGCEVIGIDNLSTGRENNLEWIMREANFTLIRCDVASNEERSLELIAKVDQIYHFTKKK; encoded by the coding sequence ATGAAGCGCATATTAATTTGCGGAGTTGCCGGCTTTCTCGGTTCTCATCCGGCTAAAGAATTGGTAGCGGAGGCTGGTTGTGAAGTCATCGGCATTGATAATTTATCTACAGGTCGAGAGAATAACCTTGAATGGATCATGAGAGAGGCTAATTTTACTTTGATCCGATGCGACGTAGCTTCTAATGAAGAACGATCGCTGGAACTAATCGCTAAGGTAGACCAAATCTACCATTTCACAAAGAAAAAATGA
- the wecB gene encoding non-hydrolyzing UDP-N-acetylglucosamine 2-epimerase, translated as MRIMTILGTRPEIIRLSLIIRKLDQFAEKHVVVHTGQNFTSSLSGIFFDQLQLREPDHILLEAQHSLGGQLARMFVEVESLLFKERPDKVLLLGDTNSALCAILAERMGFQVVHMEAGNRCYDLSVPEEKNRRVIDAISSINMPYTEQSKKHLVREGVPSERIVVTGNPIYEVLEHYQPQIEQSDILDQLKLTSRKYMLVTTHRAENVDHPESLNAIMEGLNKIAERFGERIICSTHPRTRSRIRESLKLQMHPLVEFHEPFGFFDFVKLEQHARLVLTDSGTVQEECCIFQVPTVTIRNSTERPETVDCGSNIVCGVNSKSMMEAAVIMSALPARWACPSGYLASDVSDKVVKFLLGGRLHV; from the coding sequence ATGCGTATCATGACCATCTTGGGTACACGGCCTGAAATTATTCGGCTCAGCCTAATTATTCGCAAATTGGATCAGTTTGCTGAGAAACATGTGGTTGTGCACACAGGACAGAACTTCACATCATCGTTAAGCGGTATTTTTTTTGATCAATTGCAGCTTCGGGAGCCGGATCATATTCTGCTCGAAGCACAACATTCGTTAGGTGGTCAACTTGCGAGGATGTTCGTCGAAGTGGAGTCGCTCTTATTCAAGGAACGCCCGGATAAAGTATTGCTCCTCGGCGACACGAACAGCGCGCTGTGTGCGATATTAGCCGAGCGGATGGGGTTTCAAGTCGTTCACATGGAAGCGGGAAACCGATGCTATGACTTATCGGTGCCAGAAGAGAAGAATCGCCGCGTGATCGATGCGATCTCTTCCATTAATATGCCTTATACCGAGCAGAGTAAGAAACATCTTGTGCGCGAAGGCGTGCCAAGTGAGCGTATCGTCGTGACAGGCAATCCAATATACGAGGTGCTGGAGCATTATCAACCGCAAATTGAACAGAGCGATATTCTCGATCAGTTAAAGCTGACTTCACGCAAGTATATGCTGGTGACCACGCACCGCGCAGAGAATGTGGATCACCCGGAAAGTCTAAATGCCATTATGGAAGGGTTAAACAAGATTGCGGAGCGATTTGGAGAGCGGATCATTTGCAGTACGCATCCGCGCACGAGATCGCGCATCCGTGAGAGCTTAAAGCTTCAAATGCATCCACTTGTAGAATTTCACGAGCCCTTCGGTTTTTTTGATTTCGTGAAGCTGGAGCAGCATGCGCGCCTTGTGTTGACAGATAGCGGAACCGTACAGGAAGAATGCTGTATTTTCCAAGTGCCAACGGTGACCATTCGCAATTCAACCGAACGTCCAGAGACGGTGGATTGCGGAAGCAATATCGTATGCGGCGTGAATTCGAAGTCGATGATGGAAGCGGCGGTGATCATGTCAGCATTGCCTGCACGCTGGGCGTGTCCATCCGGGTATCTGGCAAGTGATGTTTCTGATAAAGTCGTAAAATTTTTGCTTGGAGGGAGACTTCATGTTTAA
- a CDS encoding polysaccharide biosynthesis protein, which yields MFNNQRILVTGGTGSWGYELIRQLLPQNPKEIIIYSRNETSQVAMSRTFEDPRLTFHIGDIRDQESIMRACEGVDYVYHLAALKHVPVCEDHPYEALKTNVVGTQNVIEAAIKNNVKKVIYISTDKAANPSNFYGMTKAIGEKLIVYANLLHSDTKFVCVRGGNVLGTNGSVIHLFMSQIKQKNQIGLTDKKMTRFFLTLQDAITLLFKASIESVGGEIFVMTMPTCKIVELAEVLIEASGKKDVRIEETGIRPGEKIHEILMSDYESATTVVFDEQYLVILPTIDIPGLKDHYHRFPLVEFSSFSSSQNLMDKSKIKELLIRGGFLA from the coding sequence ATGTTTAACAATCAACGCATTTTGGTGACGGGCGGGACGGGATCCTGGGGTTATGAATTGATTCGCCAGCTTCTGCCGCAAAATCCGAAAGAGATTATTATCTACTCCAGAAACGAAACAAGTCAGGTGGCGATGAGCCGGACCTTTGAAGATCCAAGGTTAACATTTCATATTGGAGATATTCGCGATCAAGAATCTATTATGCGCGCCTGCGAAGGCGTTGACTATGTGTATCATCTTGCAGCGCTTAAGCATGTTCCAGTCTGCGAAGATCATCCGTATGAAGCTTTAAAAACAAATGTTGTCGGTACCCAGAATGTGATTGAGGCTGCAATCAAAAACAATGTCAAAAAGGTTATTTACATTTCAACGGACAAAGCAGCGAACCCGTCGAACTTCTATGGCATGACCAAAGCGATCGGGGAGAAATTGATCGTGTACGCGAACTTGCTGCACTCCGATACGAAATTCGTCTGTGTACGTGGAGGTAACGTTCTGGGCACGAACGGCAGCGTCATTCACTTGTTTATGAGCCAAATCAAACAGAAAAATCAAATCGGCCTGACCGATAAGAAAATGACCCGCTTCTTCTTAACGCTCCAAGATGCGATCACGCTGCTGTTCAAAGCATCGATTGAAAGCGTCGGCGGCGAAATTTTCGTCATGACGATGCCAACATGCAAAATCGTTGAGCTCGCGGAGGTATTAATCGAAGCTTCGGGTAAGAAAGACGTTCGAATCGAGGAAACCGGAATTCGCCCTGGGGAGAAAATTCATGAGATTCTCATGAGTGATTACGAAAGCGCGACGACGGTTGTATTCGATGAGCAATATTTGGTCATTTTGCCAACGATCGATATTCCTGGACTGAAAGATCACTATCACCGTTTCCCACTTGTCGAATTCAGCAGTTTCAGCTCATCTCAGAATTTAATGGATAAATCTAAAATCAAAGAGCTTCTCATTCGAGGAGGGTTCTTGGCATGA
- a CDS encoding CgeB family protein, translated as MKIYYIASGYRRPIDMLDNALMKALVGRYPETRFFLLNRSPIQHLLPEIEQYAPDLVLTLCGPKSHLPVDLVHRIRNMGIETAVWFTDDPYAIDNAFAVAAAYDVVFTIDSGCIPFYERIGCKRVFHLPLGTDPDVFRPFTTHPTYHSDVCFVGTGYQNRITFMEELLRHLDREVKVQIVGHFWDTLKLSDGCIPNIRKKWVNTPETVRYYNGAKVVLNIHRSHDDAFLDKNKTGVPGYSINNRTFDIAACNAYQLTDFRPDLEQCYTLGEEITSFSSPKECAEQIHAFVHDDSARTSMAKKAYDRTLQRHTFANRLETMLGILHLTPNKRF; from the coding sequence ATGAAAATCTACTATATTGCTTCAGGATATCGCAGGCCCATCGATATGCTTGATAATGCGCTCATGAAGGCCCTGGTCGGCAGATATCCCGAGACTCGATTTTTTCTATTGAACCGATCGCCGATTCAGCATTTATTGCCGGAGATCGAGCAATATGCGCCTGATCTGGTGTTGACCCTATGCGGTCCGAAATCGCATTTACCTGTCGATCTCGTACACCGCATTCGCAACATGGGCATCGAGACAGCCGTCTGGTTCACCGATGACCCCTATGCCATCGACAATGCCTTCGCGGTCGCGGCAGCCTATGATGTTGTATTTACGATTGATTCTGGCTGCATTCCTTTCTATGAACGCATAGGTTGTAAACGCGTATTCCACTTGCCGCTTGGAACCGATCCGGACGTATTCCGTCCATTCACCACGCACCCTACTTACCACAGCGATGTGTGCTTCGTCGGGACCGGATATCAGAACCGAATCACGTTCATGGAAGAACTGCTTCGGCATCTAGACCGTGAAGTCAAGGTTCAAATCGTCGGCCATTTCTGGGATACGCTCAAACTTTCCGATGGTTGTATACCGAACATTCGTAAAAAATGGGTCAACACCCCGGAAACCGTTCGATACTATAACGGAGCCAAAGTGGTTCTTAATATTCACCGAAGCCATGATGACGCTTTTCTAGATAAAAATAAAACGGGGGTACCAGGCTACTCCATTAATAATCGGACATTTGATATCGCAGCCTGCAATGCCTATCAACTTACGGATTTCCGTCCTGATTTGGAACAGTGTTATACGCTTGGCGAGGAGATTACTTCTTTCTCATCACCCAAAGAGTGCGCCGAGCAGATTCATGCCTTCGTTCATGACGACAGTGCGAGAACATCGATGGCCAAAAAGGCTTACGACCGAACACTGCAACGCCATACCTTCGCCAATCGTCTTGAGACGATGCTGGGGATCTTACATTTAACCCCGAACAAACGATTCTAG
- a CDS encoding BMQ_0737 family morphogenetic spore coat protein — protein MERKLVQGQNTPPEYLPLPTLECIQVPKIFDWIVKVVQIVDESIIDPVACLPLPSSFHVEVELVSVAAVEKPGSVRENVPVVIGGTTVTLQRVVIRKTGTYRVTIIDNSTGLPHCSYTKSFVRFEKVLLCAPPGTDVEVTVILSGTTIEVLDVVDNTSVNVDINICQSIQVTAIVKLMVEAELCQPRADIPIPENPCTVTFPNQCPTIFPGPPYPFPLT, from the coding sequence ATGGAACGTAAATTAGTTCAAGGGCAAAATACACCTCCAGAATATTTACCGTTACCTACACTGGAGTGTATACAAGTTCCAAAGATATTCGACTGGATTGTCAAAGTGGTCCAAATCGTTGATGAATCCATCATTGACCCAGTTGCATGCTTACCGTTGCCTTCGTCGTTTCACGTAGAAGTCGAGTTGGTTAGTGTTGCAGCAGTTGAGAAACCTGGTTCCGTGAGAGAAAATGTACCCGTGGTCATTGGCGGGACGACAGTAACATTGCAACGGGTGGTTATTAGAAAAACAGGAACCTATCGCGTTACAATCATTGATAACTCCACAGGCCTGCCTCACTGCTCTTACACAAAGAGTTTTGTCCGATTTGAAAAAGTACTGTTATGCGCGCCTCCAGGAACAGACGTTGAAGTGACCGTCATCTTATCTGGAACGACAATCGAAGTTCTGGATGTTGTAGACAATACCTCTGTGAACGTCGATATCAACATCTGCCAAAGCATTCAAGTTACAGCGATTGTCAAATTGATGGTCGAAGCGGAATTGTGTCAACCACGTGCGGATATTCCGATTCCGGAAAATCCATGTACGGTTACATTCCCGAATCAATGTCCTACGATCTTTCCTGGTCCCCCATATCCCTTCCCGCTCACTTAA
- the ytxJ gene encoding bacillithiol system redox-active protein YtxJ, whose amino-acid sequence MSGLIMLQTEEQLNNWLEQSIHKPLFLYKHSTHCGPSRNAHVALHRFIDHFPHQASKFLFAVVRVIEEQHISNQVTQRFGILHQSPQVLMIHNHKVLWQASHQRIHTNSLAAAADQFFPD is encoded by the coding sequence ATGTCAGGATTAATCATGCTTCAAACCGAGGAACAATTGAACAATTGGTTGGAACAATCAATTCATAAGCCGTTGTTCCTATATAAGCACAGTACGCACTGCGGTCCAAGCCGCAATGCGCATGTCGCCCTACATCGTTTTATTGATCACTTTCCACATCAAGCTTCTAAATTTCTATTCGCTGTCGTTAGGGTTATCGAGGAACAGCATATATCCAATCAAGTGACACAGCGGTTTGGGATTCTGCATCAATCACCTCAGGTGTTAATGATTCATAACCATAAAGTCTTGTGGCAAGCCTCGCACCAAAGGATTCACACGAACAGCCTGGCCGCTGCTGCAGATCAATTTTTTCCCGATTAG
- a CDS encoding glycosyltransferase: MTQIIWVGNIFDFTGYAKASRQYVLSLHALGVDVKVEAFDPHLPAVELPRNQQVILQHLISKRKSPGRKVYIYHQIPEIWRRKLHPSVGFTYWETSKISVGWVQQANQMNSVFLPSRHNMEAFHSSGVRVPLHYVRPCLIKPESGAYSEHRPAYLMHLPPFRFLSVFSWIERKGFDLLLQAYWETFSAHDHVALVIKTVGSPNILQEIEAMKQKLHILEPQAPVYVDLEIRSEVEMEALYASCHAFVLPSRGEGAGYPMMEAAIRGLPVIATGWGGHTDFLHKDNSYLIPYQLIPVKPQAYYDGYQSDQLWAEASVSDLKEIMRYVYEHYTSAQAKGAAAEQYIRQHFTPEQAAQDVVSAIQSL; this comes from the coding sequence ATGACGCAAATCATTTGGGTTGGGAATATATTTGATTTTACCGGATATGCCAAGGCATCAAGGCAATATGTGTTGTCACTCCATGCCTTGGGAGTCGATGTGAAAGTGGAAGCGTTCGATCCCCATCTCCCAGCGGTAGAACTTCCTCGCAACCAGCAAGTTATTCTGCAACACTTAATTTCCAAACGAAAATCACCTGGGCGCAAAGTGTACATCTACCATCAAATTCCGGAAATATGGCGCCGAAAGCTGCATCCTTCGGTTGGGTTTACCTATTGGGAAACATCGAAAATATCAGTAGGGTGGGTGCAACAGGCAAACCAGATGAATTCGGTCTTTTTACCCAGCCGCCATAACATGGAAGCATTTCATTCATCTGGCGTTAGGGTGCCGCTGCACTATGTTCGCCCCTGCTTAATCAAGCCGGAATCAGGCGCTTACTCGGAGCATCGTCCAGCATATCTGATGCATCTCCCTCCATTTCGCTTTCTGTCTGTATTCTCATGGATTGAACGTAAGGGGTTCGATCTTCTTCTTCAAGCTTACTGGGAGACATTCTCTGCGCATGATCACGTGGCACTTGTCATTAAGACTGTAGGTTCGCCCAATATACTTCAAGAAATTGAAGCAATGAAACAAAAATTGCATATCCTCGAGCCTCAAGCCCCCGTCTATGTCGATTTGGAGATTCGCAGTGAAGTGGAGATGGAGGCACTATATGCAAGCTGTCATGCCTTTGTACTGCCGAGCCGTGGAGAAGGCGCCGGCTACCCGATGATGGAGGCGGCTATACGAGGATTACCGGTGATCGCAACCGGATGGGGTGGACATACAGATTTTCTTCATAAAGATAACAGTTATCTGATACCATACCAACTCATTCCCGTCAAACCTCAAGCCTATTATGACGGCTATCAGAGTGATCAGCTCTGGGCAGAAGCTTCGGTCTCTGATTTGAAAGAGATTATGCGTTATGTCTATGAACATTACACCTCCGCCCAAGCCAAAGGTGCAGCAGCTGAACAGTACATTCGGCAGCATTTTACGCCGGAACAAGCCGCACAGGATGTCGTGTCAGCCATTCAATCCCTATAG
- a CDS encoding UDP-glucose dehydrogenase family protein, protein MNVVCIGSGYVGSITAASFAKWGHRTTIVDVDQRKIDLINAGKSPIYEPGLDTLIAQLVKDGLGKLTATTSYSSVSEANVVIIAVGTPSLKDGTADLKYVKSAAASIGTNLNPNRFTVIVNKSTVPVGTTDMVASIIEDASELKADENFAVVSNPEFLREGYALEDVFGPDRIVVGSNHKRARRVMRQMYSELLKHAPKVKYVETDVKSAELIKYASNAFLAVKISYINEMARLCESLGANVLEIAKGMGLDSRIGDKFLQVSSGWSGSCFPKDTKELLATSRKYGCDLSIVEASVTSNERMHRYCVEKIQRQLKTLNGKTIGILGLTFKPNTDDARETQAQYVIRTLLRMDSKVNAHDPKGMEMFQMMNEGLAVQYCLQAEEIAKRADALILLTHWEEYRALDWTRIFHAMRTPYILDTRNFLDGNTLRAIGFHYEGIGV, encoded by the coding sequence ATGAACGTGGTATGCATTGGTTCCGGCTACGTCGGTTCGATAACGGCAGCATCTTTCGCCAAATGGGGGCATCGAACGACGATCGTAGATGTGGACCAGCGCAAAATCGATCTTATCAATGCAGGCAAAAGCCCCATCTATGAACCCGGGTTAGATACGCTAATCGCTCAGCTTGTTAAGGACGGGTTAGGTAAGCTGACTGCAACAACGTCATATAGCAGCGTTTCTGAAGCGAATGTCGTAATCATCGCCGTCGGAACCCCTTCGTTGAAAGACGGCACTGCGGATTTGAAATACGTTAAATCGGCTGCGGCAAGTATAGGTACCAATCTAAATCCTAATAGGTTTACGGTGATCGTGAACAAATCTACCGTTCCCGTAGGAACGACGGATATGGTAGCTTCAATCATTGAAGATGCCTCAGAATTAAAAGCGGATGAGAACTTCGCGGTCGTGAGCAATCCTGAATTTTTAAGAGAAGGTTATGCGCTGGAAGACGTATTTGGTCCCGATCGAATCGTCGTTGGATCGAATCATAAGCGGGCGAGACGAGTGATGAGGCAGATGTATAGCGAGTTATTGAAACATGCACCGAAAGTCAAATATGTCGAAACGGATGTGAAATCGGCTGAATTGATTAAGTACGCTTCTAACGCTTTCCTGGCCGTGAAAATCAGTTATATTAACGAAATGGCTAGGTTGTGCGAATCACTGGGTGCGAACGTGCTTGAAATTGCCAAGGGAATGGGGCTTGATTCGCGCATTGGGGACAAATTCCTCCAAGTTTCAAGCGGGTGGAGCGGCAGCTGCTTTCCGAAAGATACGAAGGAGTTGCTTGCTACAAGTCGGAAATACGGATGTGATCTTAGCATCGTAGAAGCGAGCGTTACATCTAACGAGAGAATGCACCGTTACTGCGTTGAAAAGATACAACGTCAGTTAAAAACGTTAAACGGGAAAACGATCGGGATTCTGGGTCTGACATTTAAACCGAATACGGACGATGCGCGTGAAACCCAAGCCCAGTATGTCATTCGGACGTTGCTCAGGATGGATAGTAAAGTGAATGCGCATGATCCGAAAGGGATGGAAATGTTCCAAATGATGAATGAAGGACTCGCTGTACAGTATTGCTTGCAGGCAGAAGAGATAGCTAAACGTGCAGATGCGCTTATTCTGTTGACGCACTGGGAGGAGTACCGGGCGTTAGATTGGACTCGGATTTTTCACGCTATGCGAACGCCTTATATTCTGGATACCCGAAATTTTTTGGACGGCAATACACTACGTGCCATCGGCTTTCATTATGAAGGGATAGGTGTGTAA
- a CDS encoding DUF1360 domain-containing protein translates to MWQIPWISFILLILASYRLTRLIVFDQITSFIRRPFLEEKFQQDESGFVVATIEEKGGRFHAFMRDLLTCYWCVGVWSSVAITLAYLLIPSIAFPVILILAIAGAAGILESFVRG, encoded by the coding sequence TTGTGGCAAATACCTTGGATATCGTTTATCCTGCTTATTCTGGCGAGTTATCGACTAACTCGTTTAATTGTATTTGATCAGATTACATCATTCATTCGTCGCCCATTTCTGGAAGAAAAATTTCAACAAGATGAATCAGGGTTTGTCGTTGCGACGATTGAGGAGAAGGGCGGGCGTTTCCACGCATTCATGCGGGATTTGCTTACCTGTTATTGGTGTGTGGGTGTTTGGTCATCGGTCGCCATAACGCTCGCTTATTTATTGATTCCGTCAATTGCCTTTCCCGTTATTCTTATCCTAGCGATTGCCGGTGCAGCAGGGATTCTAGAATCGTTTGTTCGGGGTTAA
- a CDS encoding NAD-dependent epimerase/dehydratase family protein — translation MKGKSILITGAGGFTGMHACEYFAGIGMQVYASVRHLDTNVLFGEKIVCDMMHKEQIYAMVRQLQPDYVLHLAGRNSVPESWKEPVSYLETNVMSTFYLLDALREIPKCRTLVIGSKLKFDIRVTSQPPHPYSLSKTMQQMAVNTWVHLFGQFIMLAEPSNLIGPGPSTGICALLARKMVQVERNVTVEPFRLSSTEETRDFLDIRDAVRAYRIILENGKQGQSYPIESGKLLRLGEVFQTFQHYARTPIPVEVAGNDAGIHAPVHHANPFVMNELGWQARIPFDRSVQDIIQYFRNQ, via the coding sequence ATGAAAGGAAAATCCATTCTCATTACGGGAGCAGGCGGGTTTACGGGCATGCATGCATGCGAATATTTTGCGGGAATCGGGATGCAGGTGTACGCCTCCGTTCGACATCTGGATACGAATGTGCTATTCGGTGAGAAAATCGTATGCGATATGATGCACAAAGAGCAAATCTATGCTATGGTACGGCAGCTTCAGCCGGATTATGTCTTGCATTTGGCAGGCAGAAATTCCGTACCTGAATCTTGGAAGGAACCTGTCTCCTATTTGGAGACGAATGTGATGTCGACCTTTTACCTTCTGGATGCGTTACGTGAGATTCCCAAGTGTCGTACCCTCGTGATCGGCTCCAAGCTGAAGTTTGATATTCGTGTGACCTCGCAGCCCCCACATCCCTATAGCTTAAGCAAAACCATGCAGCAAATGGCAGTCAATACATGGGTCCATCTATTCGGGCAATTCATTATGCTGGCAGAACCTAGCAATTTGATCGGTCCAGGGCCATCGACAGGTATTTGCGCACTCCTTGCTAGAAAAATGGTTCAAGTAGAGAGAAACGTCACTGTAGAGCCGTTTCGCCTATCATCTACCGAAGAAACGCGAGACTTTCTAGACATTCGTGATGCTGTGAGAGCGTACAGAATCATTCTGGAGAATGGTAAGCAGGGACAAAGTTATCCGATCGAGTCAGGTAAATTGCTCCGACTAGGAGAGGTGTTTCAGACCTTTCAGCATTACGCGCGGACACCGATACCTGTAGAAGTTGCGGGCAATGATGCCGGCATTCATGCTCCAGTCCATCATGCGAATCCGTTCGTGATGAATGAGCTCGGCTGGCAGGCGCGCATTCCTTTTGATCGATCGGTTCAGGATATTATTCAATATTTTAGGAATCAGTGA
- a CDS encoding M67 family metallopeptidase: MDGFVMTTNVYRQMANYCVLQQPIEACGFLSGSNQVATRYWPIRNDDQSPVSFTMNPVELDEAFTRIEASGEACYAMFHSHPTGLPYPSPFDIEHMAYPISSIIVSLIGNRPRIRSFTIQEGKAYPERIILVPI; the protein is encoded by the coding sequence ATGGACGGCTTCGTCATGACCACGAATGTATACCGACAAATGGCCAACTACTGTGTCTTGCAACAACCGATTGAAGCATGCGGATTTTTGTCTGGATCGAATCAGGTGGCTACGCGATACTGGCCTATTCGGAATGATGATCAAAGTCCCGTTTCATTTACGATGAATCCGGTTGAACTTGATGAGGCATTCACACGGATCGAAGCATCCGGCGAGGCGTGCTACGCGATGTTTCACTCGCATCCTACGGGTCTTCCTTATCCTTCGCCGTTTGATATTGAACATATGGCATATCCGATCTCCTCGATCATCGTATCGCTGATCGGCAATCGCCCGCGTATTCGAAGTTTTACGATTCAAGAGGGAAAAGCATATCCTGAACGAATTATTCTGGTGCCAATATAG
- a CDS encoding glycosyltransferase: MKPKVSIIIPFYNCPYIEQAIQSALNQTYDQIEVIVIDDGSTMYAERITPYLDHVHYLGKANGGTASALNHGINMSSGEYVAWLSSDDLFYPSKIEKQLYFMLEHNARISYTSFNSINEKNEITQMDVTPRYPNSIDFYRTFLNANPVNGCTVMMRRDFFGRIGMFNESLPYTHDLDLWYRALLNGIHFHFLGQSLVAYRWHEEMGTKKHSEAIKQEVAFTMGKYKPSLEWLISQME; encoded by the coding sequence ATGAAACCAAAAGTAAGTATTATCATCCCATTCTACAATTGTCCATACATCGAGCAAGCGATTCAAAGCGCACTTAATCAGACGTACGATCAAATTGAAGTCATCGTGATTGATGACGGTTCAACGATGTACGCGGAGCGAATTACACCTTATCTGGATCATGTCCACTATTTGGGCAAGGCGAACGGAGGAACAGCGTCTGCGTTGAATCACGGAATTAATATGTCTTCCGGCGAATATGTCGCCTGGTTAAGCTCAGATGATTTATTCTACCCAAGCAAAATTGAGAAGCAATTGTACTTTATGTTGGAGCACAATGCGCGAATCAGCTATACCTCATTTAATAGTATCAATGAAAAGAACGAAATAACCCAAATGGACGTTACACCCCGTTACCCGAATTCAATCGATTTCTATCGAACGTTTCTGAATGCAAATCCGGTAAATGGCTGTACCGTCATGATGCGAAGAGATTTTTTTGGACGAATTGGGATGTTTAACGAGAGTCTTCCTTATACACATGATTTGGATTTATGGTATCGCGCGCTCTTGAACGGGATTCACTTTCACTTCTTAGGGCAATCCTTGGTTGCTTATCGTTGGCACGAGGAAATGGGAACGAAGAAGCATTCGGAGGCAATCAAGCAAGAGGTGGCATTTACCATGGGTAAATACAAGCCATCGCTCGAATGGCTCATTTCGCAAATGGAATGA